In Desulfovibrio inopinatus DSM 10711, a single genomic region encodes these proteins:
- a CDS encoding sigma-54-dependent transcriptional regulator yields MSTQILLLDDEKNYLVLLEAMLEGDEYKVTALDDPEMGIAYLEESEVDVVLTDMKMPKITGQEVLEHVKKHFPHIPVIIMTAYGSIEAAVEAMKVGAFDFVTKPFSNDELLLTVSKAAQFSKAQRDNLLLRQSLADKFATRHIIGSSKAIERVIELIHKAAPSRSTVLITGESGTGKELAAKAIHYASNRKDGPFISVNCMAFNPGVLESELFGHEKGSFTGAVARKRGRFEMAHEGTIFLDEIGELSADLQVKLLRVLQERKFERVGGTDLIDVDIRVVAATNKNLQTLVTEGTFREDLFYRLNVVQLEMPPLRERREDIPILAVHFLERYGKENSKVFKGFSPEAMDYLTAYEWPGNVRQLQNIVERCVVLAASDTVVVEDLPPEIRDEESQYKSAVDLLPVQINLSETLEKIEAALIRRSLAKANFVQVKAAEMLGISKSLLQYKLKKYKLTGHG; encoded by the coding sequence ATGTCGACGCAAATTTTGCTTTTGGACGATGAAAAGAATTATCTCGTGCTTCTCGAAGCTATGCTTGAAGGAGACGAGTACAAGGTGACGGCATTGGATGACCCCGAGATGGGTATTGCCTATCTCGAAGAATCCGAGGTCGATGTTGTGTTGACGGATATGAAAATGCCTAAGATAACCGGGCAAGAAGTGCTTGAGCACGTCAAAAAGCACTTTCCTCATATTCCGGTAATCATCATGACTGCCTATGGCAGTATCGAAGCGGCCGTGGAAGCTATGAAAGTCGGGGCTTTCGACTTTGTGACCAAGCCGTTTTCCAATGACGAACTGTTGTTGACAGTCTCGAAAGCCGCGCAATTTTCCAAAGCGCAACGCGACAACCTCCTTTTGCGCCAGAGTTTGGCCGACAAGTTTGCCACACGGCATATTATCGGATCGAGCAAAGCGATTGAGCGCGTGATAGAACTGATTCACAAAGCCGCACCAAGCCGGAGTACGGTTTTGATCACAGGCGAGTCGGGAACCGGGAAGGAACTGGCAGCCAAGGCGATTCACTACGCGTCCAACCGCAAAGATGGACCGTTTATTTCGGTCAACTGCATGGCCTTTAACCCTGGCGTGTTGGAAAGCGAATTGTTCGGTCATGAAAAAGGATCGTTTACCGGTGCCGTGGCGCGTAAGCGCGGTAGATTCGAAATGGCCCATGAAGGGACGATTTTTCTCGATGAAATCGGCGAATTGTCAGCCGACCTGCAGGTCAAGTTGCTTCGTGTGCTGCAGGAACGGAAATTTGAACGCGTCGGTGGAACCGATCTGATTGATGTGGATATTCGCGTGGTGGCCGCCACGAACAAAAATTTGCAAACCCTTGTGACGGAAGGCACGTTCCGCGAAGACTTGTTTTATCGTCTCAATGTCGTTCAGCTCGAAATGCCACCTTTGCGTGAGCGGCGCGAAGACATCCCCATCTTAGCCGTGCATTTTTTGGAACGCTACGGCAAGGAGAACAGCAAAGTGTTCAAGGGGTTTTCACCCGAAGCCATGGATTACTTGACGGCGTATGAATGGCCGGGCAATGTGCGGCAACTCCAAAATATCGTGGAACGATGCGTTGTTCTGGCTGCATCGGATACGGTGGTTGTCGAAGATCTTCCCCCGGAAATTCGTGACGAGGAATCACAGTATAAAAGCGCGGTGGATCTCTTGCCGGTGCAGATCAACCTGAGTGAAACGCTGGAAAAGATCGAAGCCGCCCTTATTCGTCGATCCTTGGCAAAAGCGAACTTTGTTCAAGTGAAGGCGGCAGAAATGCTCGGTATCTCGAAAAGTCTGCTTCAATATAAACTCAAGAAATATAAGCTCACCGGACATGGTTGA
- a CDS encoding DUF4236 domain-containing protein, with protein MGFFRFWKRIKILPGVWLNMSKSGVSVSAGPRGAKYTEGKKRRQFTLGIPGTGLSYTWRFKK; from the coding sequence ATGGGATTCTTTCGTTTTTGGAAACGTATCAAGATTCTTCCCGGCGTATGGCTCAATATGAGTAAGTCAGGAGTTTCCGTGTCTGCCGGACCGCGGGGGGCGAAATATACGGAAGGAAAAAAGAGACGACAGTTTACGCTCGGTATTCCCGGAACGGGGTTGTCTTATACATGGCGATTCAAGAAATAA
- a CDS encoding NifB/NifX family molybdenum-iron cluster-binding protein: protein MNIAVFVDGETLSSPVSEQLERCKNLLVVNVDTMDVKIIPNKDTKPEPAGINLAKAVLKHNCEAIITGKIRTRTFDIIANACVTRYNGFGHDARTALELMDNRGLDLIRDPNGGGCSGSHHDHDHDGECSGSHHDHGQQYLQ, encoded by the coding sequence ATGAATATTGCCGTCTTTGTTGATGGAGAAACGCTGAGCAGCCCTGTTTCCGAGCAGCTCGAACGATGCAAAAATCTACTCGTTGTCAATGTTGACACGATGGACGTGAAGATCATTCCGAATAAGGACACCAAGCCGGAGCCGGCCGGAATCAATTTGGCGAAAGCTGTGCTGAAGCATAATTGCGAAGCGATCATTACCGGAAAGATCAGAACCAGAACTTTTGATATCATCGCCAATGCATGCGTGACCCGTTACAATGGGTTTGGACATGACGCACGAACCGCGCTGGAACTTATGGATAACAGAGGCCTCGACCTCATCCGCGACCCCAACGGCGGCGGATGTTCCGGTTCGCACCATGATCATGATCACGACGGCGAATGCTCCGGCTCGCACCACGACCATGGACAGCAGTATTTGCAGTAA
- the hemL gene encoding glutamate-1-semialdehyde 2,1-aminomutase: protein MSKSTDLFTKAQTLIPGGVNSPVRACKSVACDPLFIAKAAGSKLTTVDGIELIDYVMSWGPMLLGHAPAEVNEAACAAIARGASFGAPCEDEVRLAEAIVDAVPGIDMVRMVNSGTEATMSALRLARGFTGRKYMVKFEGCYHGHGDSFLAAAGSGLATLSIPGTPGVPEDTVKQTLLAPYNDLDAVKALFEKHGDDIACLFVEPVAGNMGLVLPADGFLQGLRDICTQYGALLIFDEVITGFRASFGGAQERFGIKPDLTTLGKIIGGGFPVGAYGGRKDIMERIAPSGDVYQAGTLSGNPVAMAAGLATLKLLKQADYAGLEARTIKLAYEITAILEEKGVPVYLSNIGSLFTHFFTKTPVTNFETAKTTDTNLFTKFYGQMREFGVNLAPSGYECAFTSFAHTDEDFEKTLEAVRKVQF from the coding sequence ATGAGCAAATCCACAGATCTCTTCACCAAGGCCCAAACCCTCATTCCCGGTGGGGTCAATAGCCCGGTACGGGCCTGCAAAAGCGTGGCTTGCGATCCTCTTTTCATTGCCAAAGCCGCCGGTTCGAAACTCACCACAGTCGACGGGATCGAACTCATTGACTATGTCATGTCGTGGGGTCCGATGCTGCTCGGCCATGCTCCGGCTGAAGTCAACGAGGCCGCCTGTGCGGCCATCGCTCGTGGAGCCAGTTTCGGCGCGCCCTGCGAAGATGAAGTCCGTCTGGCCGAAGCCATAGTGGACGCCGTACCCGGAATCGACATGGTACGCATGGTCAACTCCGGCACTGAAGCGACCATGAGTGCATTGCGCCTCGCGCGGGGATTTACGGGCCGTAAATATATGGTCAAATTCGAAGGCTGCTACCACGGTCACGGTGACAGCTTCCTGGCCGCAGCCGGTTCAGGGTTGGCGACATTGTCCATTCCCGGAACTCCCGGCGTGCCTGAAGATACCGTCAAACAAACTCTGCTCGCCCCATACAACGACCTCGATGCCGTAAAAGCTCTGTTCGAAAAGCATGGCGATGACATCGCTTGCCTCTTCGTTGAGCCAGTTGCCGGCAACATGGGTCTCGTCCTGCCGGCCGACGGTTTCCTGCAAGGACTGCGCGACATCTGCACCCAATACGGCGCATTACTTATTTTCGACGAAGTCATCACCGGCTTCCGCGCTTCCTTCGGCGGTGCCCAGGAACGCTTCGGCATCAAGCCCGACCTGACCACGCTCGGCAAAATCATCGGTGGCGGCTTCCCGGTCGGTGCTTACGGCGGTCGCAAGGACATCATGGAGCGCATTGCGCCGTCCGGTGATGTCTACCAGGCCGGTACGTTGTCCGGAAACCCGGTCGCCATGGCCGCCGGTTTAGCGACACTCAAGCTGCTCAAACAAGCAGACTATGCCGGCCTCGAAGCACGCACCATCAAACTTGCCTACGAGATCACAGCGATCTTGGAAGAAAAAGGTGTGCCTGTTTATTTGAGCAACATCGGTTCGCTTTTCACCCACTTCTTCACGAAGACTCCGGTGACGAATTTCGAAACTGCCAAAACCACGGACACGAACCTGTTCACGAAGTTCTACGGCCAAATGCGCGAATTCGGCGTCAACCTGGCCCCGTCCGGCTACGAATGCGCCTTCACCTCCTTCGCCCACACTGACGAAGATTTTGAAAAGACGCTTGAAGCGGTGCGGAAGGTGCAGTTTTAG
- a CDS encoding Lrp/AsnC family transcriptional regulator — translation MAANDVFTETEARILSLVQGNLPDSATPFQDIANEVGVNEEDVLTLLQKLKDDGRIRRFGATLRHQKAGYGANAMVAWYVDEDKDIDKIGEHMASKKQISHCYHRRNCLDWPYNIYTMIHGKSPEECLQVVEELKQETGLTEYDVLYSVKELKKTSMSYFQA, via the coding sequence ATGGCGGCCAATGATGTATTTACCGAGACCGAAGCCCGTATCCTCAGTTTGGTACAGGGCAATCTGCCGGATTCGGCAACCCCGTTCCAAGATATCGCCAACGAAGTCGGTGTGAACGAAGAAGACGTGCTCACACTGTTGCAAAAGCTCAAAGACGACGGCCGCATTCGTCGTTTTGGTGCCACTCTGCGTCATCAGAAAGCCGGCTACGGGGCCAACGCCATGGTCGCGTGGTACGTTGACGAAGATAAGGATATCGACAAAATCGGCGAACACATGGCGTCCAAAAAACAGATCAGCCATTGCTATCATCGACGCAATTGCCTGGATTGGCCATATAACATTTATACCATGATCCACGGGAAAAGTCCCGAAGAGTGTCTTCAAGTCGTCGAAGAATTGAAACAGGAAACCGGCCTGACCGAATACGACGTGTTATACAGCGTCAAAGAACTCAAGAAAACATCCATGTCCTATTTTCAGGCATAA
- a CDS encoding NAD(P)H-dependent glycerol-3-phosphate dehydrogenase: MNIAVIGAGSWGTTLADLLARKGYRVQLWVRKQELLAEIRGKLENTWYLPGKKLASNLLVNHDIAAVTEGTSSFVFAVPSQHLRGIYEQFLPHLPKKPVVVCASKGIELGTLMTMSAVCNDVLGTIKPRFAMLSGPSFAYEVLRGAPTAVSLGCTEKKVGQDLQETFSTNAFRVYYNKDVKGVELGGALKNIIAIAAGVADGLGFGSNARAALITRGLVEMARLGKALGADPRTFHGLSGVGDLVLTCTGDMSRNRQVGLRLGKGQKLLDILASMTMVAEGVKTSEAVYNLGQKTGQELPITNEVYNILYNEKDPAQAVTDLMTRALKEE, translated from the coding sequence ATGAACATAGCTGTTATCGGAGCCGGATCTTGGGGAACAACACTGGCCGATCTGTTGGCCAGAAAAGGGTATCGTGTTCAACTTTGGGTACGCAAGCAGGAGTTATTGGCCGAAATTCGGGGCAAACTGGAGAATACATGGTATTTGCCCGGAAAGAAACTGGCCAGCAACCTGCTCGTGAATCATGATATCGCTGCGGTCACCGAAGGAACGTCCTCCTTTGTATTTGCCGTACCCAGCCAGCACCTACGAGGAATATACGAACAATTTCTTCCGCACCTTCCGAAAAAACCGGTCGTGGTGTGTGCAAGCAAAGGCATTGAGTTAGGAACACTCATGACCATGTCTGCGGTGTGCAACGATGTACTCGGAACCATTAAACCGCGATTTGCGATGTTGTCCGGGCCGTCATTTGCCTATGAAGTGTTGCGTGGCGCTCCGACCGCGGTCAGTCTGGGATGCACTGAGAAGAAAGTTGGTCAAGACCTTCAGGAAACATTTTCGACGAATGCCTTTCGCGTCTACTATAATAAAGATGTGAAAGGTGTGGAGCTCGGCGGAGCACTCAAGAATATCATCGCCATTGCCGCAGGGGTTGCCGATGGTCTTGGCTTTGGCTCAAATGCTCGGGCAGCGCTCATCACGCGAGGACTCGTAGAAATGGCCCGACTTGGGAAAGCTTTAGGGGCTGATCCGCGGACCTTTCATGGATTGTCCGGCGTAGGCGATCTCGTTTTGACGTGCACCGGCGATATGTCCCGGAATCGTCAGGTTGGCCTGCGGCTGGGGAAAGGCCAGAAACTGCTTGATATTCTGGCAAGCATGACGATGGTGGCCGAAGGGGTGAAGACGAGCGAGGCGGTATACAATCTTGGCCAGAAGACAGGTCAAGAGCTTCCCATCACCAATGAGGTCTATAATATTTTGTATAACGAAAAAGATCCGGCTCAGGCGGTGACAGATCTTATGACCCGGGCTTTGAAAGAAGAATAA
- a CDS encoding VPLPA-CTERM sorting domain-containing protein: protein MFEKEELIVKKVCLYIMLILFAFPLSAKASIANGDFETGDLSSWERNLVESLLGNADVIDSYTFEDGTTINPYAGNYMAMLGSDTSLINMKRLNKIKQTTKATTSLEFMYNFWSYRHRLYPPSSFEVRVNDDSVFSFSESEIDQSNELNSTGWTYVSLDLSDYIGEDSITISFLAGDEYGVCSPTGVFLDNINVHATPIPGAIWLFGTGMLGLWGMRRKKIGCART from the coding sequence ATGTTTGAAAAAGAGGAGCTTATAGTGAAAAAAGTATGTTTGTATATTATGTTGATTCTTTTTGCGTTCCCCCTGTCTGCAAAAGCCAGCATAGCAAACGGCGATTTTGAAACAGGAGATCTTTCGAGCTGGGAGAGAAACCTCGTTGAATCTCTTTTGGGAAATGCAGATGTCATTGACTCGTATACATTTGAGGATGGAACAACGATTAATCCCTACGCTGGAAATTATATGGCCATGCTGGGCTCTGATACTTCTCTTATAAATATGAAGCGTTTAAATAAAATTAAACAAACGACCAAGGCCACGACCTCTCTGGAATTCATGTATAATTTTTGGTCATACCGCCACCGTTTATATCCTCCTTCGAGCTTTGAGGTACGGGTAAACGATGATAGTGTGTTTAGCTTTTCTGAAAGTGAAATCGACCAATCAAATGAATTGAATTCAACAGGATGGACGTACGTTAGTCTTGATTTGTCAGACTACATTGGTGAAGATTCAATAACGATTAGTTTTCTCGCTGGCGATGAGTATGGCGTATGCTCTCCGACAGGCGTTTTTCTCGACAATATAAATGTACATGCAACTCCCATTCCTGGTGCAATTTGGCTATTTGGTACTGGAATGCTGGGCCTTTGGGGGATGCGTCGTAAGAAGATCGGCTGTGCCCGTACGTAG
- a CDS encoding rhodanese-like domain-containing protein, with the protein MRVWGFLTGLMLLAVIPAWAQSGHDSGKEPWLPGTVTVSELGKDISSVRVIDLRPEEAFAEYHIPGSINIPAETVMSKNWLDADTTPLVLVDGDGYRAMAVATLVKQTSMRPVSILAGGVGKYWTKAAFKKAGGPRDSVKTSMPPSPLPQGNEGMKIPDVSAPIAPMSPGTSSPTSPEPPKPPKTYDMGC; encoded by the coding sequence ATGCGTGTATGGGGATTTCTGACCGGATTGATGCTTTTGGCTGTCATCCCGGCGTGGGCGCAGTCTGGTCACGATAGCGGAAAGGAACCGTGGCTTCCCGGTACAGTGACGGTGTCAGAACTTGGAAAGGATATCAGCTCTGTACGGGTGATCGATCTCAGACCCGAAGAAGCGTTTGCCGAATACCATATACCGGGTTCCATAAACATTCCGGCAGAGACCGTCATGTCGAAAAACTGGCTCGATGCGGATACAACTCCCCTCGTGCTTGTCGATGGTGACGGGTACCGTGCCATGGCGGTCGCCACGTTAGTTAAGCAAACGAGTATGCGGCCAGTCTCTATTCTGGCTGGTGGAGTTGGAAAATATTGGACGAAGGCGGCATTCAAAAAAGCGGGAGGACCGCGAGACAGCGTGAAAACGTCTATGCCCCCATCGCCCCTGCCGCAAGGAAACGAAGGGATGAAGATACCTGACGTCAGTGCGCCAATAGCGCCGATGTCTCCTGGGACTTCTTCACCAACATCTCCCGAACCGCCTAAACCGCCGAAAACCTATGACATGGGGTGTTGA
- a CDS encoding YeeE/YedE thiosulfate transporter family protein, whose product MTWGVDMVDPHKFDDETTQETDTDTTEERDLSVESSTQHNTMSTSSEEASSSLQDEEPSTSSQNAFFSAANEDPGMAGPREASASIPSDQSGGTGSQYGTYNNEADTPDTHPELFPNTRRLMNPYMAGVLLGLVLLLSYLTLGAGLGASGGIARIAATLEEVMMPGHVGTTSYFGAWGENPWMYYLVFMFAGTFIGGLLSAVAGRRVRLTIERGRRCSASTRLIFALFGGILAGYASRVAHGCTSGQALSGGALLLTGSVVFMGSLFLTGYIFAWFVRRQWND is encoded by the coding sequence ATGACATGGGGTGTTGATATGGTGGATCCGCATAAATTCGACGATGAAACCACACAGGAAACTGATACGGATACGACGGAAGAGCGAGACCTTTCGGTCGAGTCAAGTACACAACATAACACAATGTCGACTTCGTCGGAAGAAGCATCCTCAAGTCTACAAGATGAAGAGCCGTCGACCTCATCGCAAAATGCTTTTTTTTCTGCAGCGAACGAAGACCCCGGGATGGCTGGGCCACGTGAAGCTTCTGCCTCGATTCCTTCTGATCAATCGGGGGGGACGGGGTCACAATATGGGACGTATAATAACGAGGCTGACACCCCCGATACGCATCCGGAGCTTTTTCCGAATACACGGCGTCTCATGAATCCGTATATGGCTGGGGTCTTGCTGGGGCTGGTTCTGTTACTGTCATACCTGACACTTGGTGCTGGACTTGGGGCATCGGGGGGCATTGCACGCATTGCTGCAACCCTCGAAGAGGTGATGATGCCCGGCCATGTCGGCACAACGTCATATTTTGGAGCCTGGGGTGAGAATCCCTGGATGTATTATCTCGTCTTTATGTTTGCCGGGACATTTATTGGCGGCTTGTTGTCCGCAGTTGCCGGGCGGCGTGTGCGATTGACCATTGAGCGAGGGCGGCGTTGTTCTGCGTCGACTCGACTGATTTTCGCGCTTTTTGGCGGTATTTTGGCGGGCTATGCTTCGCGTGTGGCCCATGGGTGTACGTCGGGACAAGCTTTGTCCGGTGGGGCGTTGCTTTTGACCGGCTCCGTGGTCTTTATGGGGAGCCTCTTTCTCACGGGGTATATTTTCGCCTGGTTTGTAAGGAGGCAGTGGAATGATTGA
- a CDS encoding rhodanese-like domain-containing protein: protein MIETFFSAGTIGTVSALLASFVIGALFGVVLENAGFGSSKRLAGVFYFRDMAVIKVMFTALLVCLIGMTYATRLGLVGAGDIYLLPTLYGAQIVGGILFGVAFVMSGWCPGTAAVGFASGRIDAIVFLVGGLIGSIVYNETYPLVSGLDAIGKVGVSFFYDVLKLPQSVFILGFTAVAVVLFMLCELIERRRGSQTATPASFGFVFFFAVVLLGAAAGLEFVPEGLLNQTALATIGSQQEQAALSSTNEQIPAGGVAVSPQQLLVDIEAARDHIAPEDLAQRLMTGQAGLVVVDVRPASEYQRFHIRGALNIQLADLPAKLALYKGKAFIVLYSNGVVHPAQARDALIQLGFSHVYVLTGGLHAFVEDLLKPVSLREESVSSERAGQIRLYQSYFGSPVDVGNAGSLHPALGLAPSDLPGLVDADWLKQHLDEVRVIDVRGQPAYNRGHIPGALMLDPEQVRGVVGDMSSMLLPAYVLADNFGRMGITPNDVVVLVTTDRYRDATLVGLALSRIGHTRYALLSGGIDAWTRAGGAMTTLLPPVSATVYALQHGADDFTVNAEYVKKAMEKKSAVILDVRPHDYYIGEKSDEARAGHIPGAVNRPFSEDLMKTPEGLMFKPTDELAKAYAALIPNKQTEVIIHCRTGHQASQTVFVLKYLLGYENVKWYDGSWSEWASRPELPVEIGEGSN, encoded by the coding sequence ATGATTGAGACGTTTTTCAGCGCAGGAACAATCGGTACGGTTTCGGCTCTTCTTGCGAGCTTTGTTATTGGCGCGTTGTTTGGTGTGGTTTTGGAAAACGCCGGTTTTGGTAGTTCGAAACGTTTGGCCGGCGTGTTTTATTTTCGCGATATGGCTGTCATCAAGGTGATGTTCACCGCCTTGCTGGTATGCCTCATCGGTATGACATACGCGACGCGGCTTGGACTTGTCGGAGCTGGTGATATCTATCTTTTACCAACGCTTTATGGTGCACAGATTGTCGGCGGGATACTGTTCGGGGTGGCCTTTGTCATGTCGGGTTGGTGTCCGGGGACGGCCGCAGTTGGCTTTGCTTCGGGGCGCATCGATGCCATTGTGTTTTTAGTGGGCGGACTAATCGGATCTATTGTTTATAATGAAACATATCCGTTAGTGTCCGGACTCGATGCCATCGGTAAAGTCGGAGTGTCGTTCTTCTATGACGTGTTAAAGCTCCCGCAAAGTGTCTTCATTCTCGGGTTCACGGCCGTGGCTGTCGTGCTGTTCATGCTCTGCGAGCTTATTGAGCGGCGTCGTGGATCGCAAACGGCAACCCCGGCATCCTTTGGTTTTGTCTTTTTCTTTGCTGTGGTGCTGCTTGGTGCCGCAGCAGGGTTAGAATTTGTTCCTGAAGGCCTGCTGAACCAAACCGCTTTAGCGACCATCGGCAGCCAGCAGGAACAGGCGGCTTTGTCGTCCACAAACGAGCAGATTCCCGCCGGAGGGGTCGCCGTTTCGCCACAACAACTGTTGGTTGATATCGAAGCCGCTCGGGATCATATCGCTCCCGAAGACTTAGCTCAGCGACTGATGACAGGCCAGGCCGGCCTGGTCGTTGTCGATGTGCGACCGGCATCGGAATATCAACGCTTTCATATTCGTGGCGCGCTCAATATTCAACTGGCCGATTTACCTGCCAAGCTTGCTCTTTATAAAGGAAAGGCTTTTATCGTTTTATATTCCAACGGCGTCGTGCATCCGGCACAGGCTCGTGATGCTCTGATTCAGCTCGGTTTTTCCCACGTTTACGTGTTGACGGGGGGCTTGCATGCCTTTGTTGAGGATTTGCTCAAACCCGTATCGTTGCGTGAAGAAAGCGTCTCTTCCGAGCGAGCCGGACAGATTCGGTTATACCAGAGTTATTTTGGATCGCCTGTCGATGTGGGAAATGCCGGAAGTCTGCATCCTGCCTTGGGATTGGCTCCATCTGATTTACCAGGATTGGTCGATGCGGATTGGCTGAAACAGCATCTTGACGAAGTTCGTGTTATCGATGTTCGCGGGCAGCCAGCATATAATAGAGGGCATATCCCTGGCGCCTTGATGCTCGACCCCGAACAGGTGCGCGGCGTTGTCGGTGACATGTCGTCCATGTTGTTGCCTGCCTATGTGCTGGCTGACAATTTCGGCCGCATGGGTATTACACCGAACGACGTTGTTGTTCTCGTCACGACAGACCGATATCGCGATGCGACATTGGTCGGCTTGGCGTTGTCCCGAATCGGGCATACGCGCTACGCTCTCCTGTCTGGAGGGATTGATGCCTGGACACGCGCTGGCGGAGCGATGACCACATTGCTTCCTCCCGTTTCGGCGACGGTGTATGCCTTGCAGCATGGTGCCGATGACTTCACGGTCAATGCCGAATACGTCAAAAAGGCGATGGAGAAGAAAAGCGCTGTCATCCTCGATGTTCGCCCGCATGACTATTATATTGGAGAAAAATCAGATGAAGCACGTGCGGGGCATATTCCTGGCGCGGTGAATCGGCCATTCTCCGAAGACCTGATGAAGACACCGGAAGGGTTGATGTTCAAGCCGACTGACGAGTTGGCAAAAGCATATGCCGCTCTTATTCCGAACAAGCAGACCGAGGTCATTATTCACTGTCGTACGGGACACCAAGCAAGCCAAACGGTGTTCGTTTTGAAGTATCTTCTCGGCTACGAAAACGTGAAGTGGTACGATGGAAGTTGGTCAGAGTGGGCAAGTCGCCCGGAATTGCCTGTGGAAATAGGCGAAGGGAGCAATTGA